In Paenibacillus phoenicis, one genomic interval encodes:
- the sspI gene encoding small acid-soluble spore protein SspI, whose amino-acid sequence MPSITLDLRQAIMHKIHGKDEQGLREMIEGSIDAQEAALPGLGVVFETIWKHIDTSKQNELVSVLKQQVDQASLKPLK is encoded by the coding sequence GTGCCATCCATTACACTCGACCTGCGTCAAGCGATTATGCACAAAATTCACGGCAAAGACGAGCAAGGGCTGCGGGAGATGATCGAAGGTTCGATCGACGCTCAGGAAGCCGCACTGCCGGGTCTTGGCGTCGTCTTCGAAACGATCTGGAAGCATATCGATACGTCCAAACAAAATGAACTGGTATCCGTGCTCAAGCAGCAAGTGGATCAGGCTAGCCTCAAACCATTGAAATAG
- a CDS encoding TrmH family RNA methyltransferase, which produces MEILSAQNPRVKEWAGLLEKKNRDKQGKYLIEGIHLVQEALQSRADVECVCYDLEHGIPVELQAAASAGLDVDWIGVSSAVIAKCSDTKSPQPVFAVVRKDRGTVAPLLAKERSLVVVLDGVQDPGNVGTIIRSADAVAADGVIVGAGCADIYGPKVLRATMGSLFHLPVVHADLAEVLPQAKQLGIRLAGTSLQAAANCFAYDFTQPVWLLFGSEGGGLSPAVREFMDDGLLIPMRGKAESLNVAMAASVLLYEAMRQRYFSTGKNS; this is translated from the coding sequence ATGGAAATTTTGTCTGCACAGAACCCCCGCGTCAAGGAATGGGCGGGGCTGCTTGAGAAGAAAAATCGGGACAAGCAAGGGAAATATCTGATTGAGGGCATTCACCTCGTGCAGGAGGCGTTGCAGTCGCGGGCGGACGTGGAATGCGTCTGCTATGACCTCGAGCACGGCATTCCGGTCGAACTGCAGGCGGCGGCGTCCGCCGGGCTGGACGTCGACTGGATCGGCGTGTCCAGCGCCGTGATCGCCAAGTGCAGCGATACGAAGTCGCCGCAGCCGGTGTTCGCGGTCGTGCGCAAGGACCGCGGGACGGTCGCTCCGCTCCTTGCGAAGGAGCGGAGCTTGGTGGTCGTGCTCGACGGTGTGCAGGACCCCGGCAACGTCGGCACGATCATCCGCAGCGCCGATGCGGTCGCGGCGGACGGGGTCATCGTCGGCGCTGGCTGCGCCGACATCTACGGGCCCAAGGTGCTGCGCGCCACCATGGGCTCGCTGTTCCACCTGCCGGTCGTGCATGCCGACCTGGCAGAGGTGCTGCCGCAGGCGAAGCAGCTGGGCATCCGGCTGGCCGGCACCAGCCTGCAGGCGGCGGCGAACTGCTTCGCCTACGATTTCACGCAGCCCGTGTGGCTGCTCTTCGGCAGCGAGGGCGGCGGCCTTAGCCCGGCGGTCCGCGAGTTCATGGACGACGGGCTGCTGATCCCGATGCGCGGCAAGGCCGAATCGCTGAACGTGGCGATGGCCGCGTCCGTGCTGCTGTATGAGGCGATGCGGCAACGGTATTTTTCAACCGGTAAAAATTCCTAG
- a CDS encoding potassium channel family protein, translated as MANAAKKQFAVIGMGRFGLSVATALSSMGFDVLAIDADEHHTQAVANLVTHAVTADSTDEDALRALGIRNFDVVVVAIGEDIQASILTTLILKDMGGPLIVVKAQNELHGKVLQKIGADKVIFPERDMGLRVAHHLTSPNVLDYIELSDEYSIVEMRVSSQMIGKNLKELDIRARFGCNVMAIKRGSKMNISPAATVSLTEEDVLVIVGEKGDLTKLELAYAEE; from the coding sequence ATGGCAAATGCAGCCAAAAAACAGTTTGCCGTGATCGGTATGGGCCGATTCGGTTTAAGTGTGGCAACGGCACTCAGCAGCATGGGCTTTGACGTACTGGCGATCGATGCGGATGAACATCATACGCAAGCCGTGGCGAATCTGGTCACGCACGCGGTAACCGCAGATTCCACCGATGAAGATGCGCTGCGCGCACTGGGGATTCGGAATTTTGACGTCGTTGTCGTGGCGATCGGTGAAGACATCCAGGCCAGCATTTTAACCACGCTGATCCTCAAAGACATGGGCGGGCCGCTCATTGTGGTGAAGGCGCAAAACGAATTGCATGGCAAAGTATTGCAGAAAATAGGGGCCGATAAGGTCATTTTCCCGGAACGGGATATGGGGCTTCGGGTGGCACATCATCTGACTTCACCGAACGTCTTGGATTACATCGAATTGTCCGACGAGTACAGCATCGTGGAGATGCGCGTCAGCTCACAGATGATCGGCAAGAATCTGAAGGAACTGGATATTCGCGCCCGGTTTGGCTGTAACGTGATGGCGATCAAACGGGGCAGCAAAATGAACATCTCCCCGGCGGCCACGGTCTCGCTGACGGAGGAGGACGTACTCGTCATCGTCGGCGAGAAGGGCGACTTGACGAAGCTCGAGTTGGCTTACGCGGAGGAGTAA